A window of the Dyadobacter pollutisoli genome harbors these coding sequences:
- a CDS encoding FecR family protein: MSETNQGLSKLLRRYQLGKCTEEDARVVDQWFNAIHYDIADRPLGDDANQIKQRIWENIQLADAGKADTFSLVGKWWTSWRVAGIAACILFVIGLAFYEFQYKSVFDRTGMVGELGMKVISNHGSQPKQFQLADKSLLTLGPGSSLRLADDFGKAKRDVYLKGSGFFEVSHNKDKPFVVYAGKIASRVVGTSFSVRLNAGNVEVEVVTGKVIVEKTGASGSNGKSVVLVPNQKVTFDQDKDYFITGLVKEPVLIERGEELAPAAVFNFDDVPLSDVVSVLEASYGIKILVRNEQIKSCPIRADLGQQPLYTKLDIICAALQAHYDVKGTTIIISGGQCN, translated from the coding sequence ATGAGTGAGACTAATCAAGGTCTCTCAAAGTTACTTCGACGTTACCAGCTGGGGAAGTGTACTGAAGAGGACGCACGTGTTGTAGACCAATGGTTTAATGCCATCCATTATGACATAGCTGACAGGCCGTTGGGAGACGATGCGAACCAGATCAAACAACGGATATGGGAAAACATTCAGCTAGCCGACGCTGGTAAAGCAGATACATTCAGTCTTGTGGGAAAATGGTGGACCAGCTGGCGGGTAGCCGGTATTGCGGCCTGCATATTGTTCGTGATTGGATTGGCCTTTTATGAATTTCAATACAAGTCTGTTTTTGATCGAACAGGGATGGTTGGAGAATTGGGAATGAAAGTAATTTCCAACCATGGTTCGCAACCTAAGCAATTTCAACTTGCAGACAAGAGTTTGTTAACGCTTGGCCCGGGAAGTTCGCTCCGCCTGGCAGACGATTTTGGTAAGGCAAAACGTGACGTATATCTTAAAGGGTCAGGTTTTTTCGAAGTCAGCCACAACAAGGATAAACCCTTTGTTGTATACGCCGGTAAAATCGCCTCCCGGGTTGTGGGAACGAGTTTCAGTGTTAGACTTAACGCTGGCAATGTCGAAGTGGAAGTGGTTACAGGCAAGGTCATCGTTGAAAAAACAGGGGCGTCCGGTTCGAATGGGAAAAGTGTGGTACTGGTCCCTAATCAGAAAGTTACCTTCGATCAGGACAAGGATTACTTTATAACGGGGCTTGTGAAAGAGCCCGTTTTAATAGAACGGGGCGAAGAACTTGCTCCTGCAGCCGTATTTAATTTTGATGATGTACCGTTAAGCGATGTTGTCAGCGTGCTGGAAGCTTCCTACGGAATAAAAATTCTCGTCAGAAACGAGCAGATTAAAAGCTGTCCGATCCGGGCAGATCTTGGGCAGCAACCATTATATACAAAGCTTGACATCATTTGTGCAGCCCTTCAAGCGCACTACGATGTAAAGGGCACTACTATTATCATCAGTGGCGGACAATGTAATTAA
- a CDS encoding RagB/SusD family nutrient uptake outer membrane protein: MAFKQINNMSSVKKIGARSIAVWTALIFIMSCTNLDEEVKDQVERDKFGVSQGQLNTLIGPLYGGLGDYWNRFELLNCVTDEELAPTRGGDWGEPEWRFMQEHTWPTNFYAFDNLWSWIYSNIAKINEKITNPGFASPEVQAELRTLRAFYHYLALDNFGNVIIATTIGSDKSGQRTRKEVYDFVEKELLESLPNLSTDVRSKYGRMSKYVAHMILAKLYLNAQVYTGQPQWEKAIEQCNAIIDSQKFTISSDFLSTFSVNNEDAPEIILSTPYDKSKRTGFYAQIAGLHYLHQFTYDLGSAPWNGYCTTAEFYDSFETGDQRRAMWLTGQIYSSSGEALKDDGVPAILTKEIPAFKMDAGPKARLAGYRSVKYQVEKGATFDMSNDFVIYRISDVYLMRGEANFRLGKTPAALADINAVRTKRGVAAFTTLTDANILAERGREMAWELHRRQDLIRFDKFTAAWTFKPVSQKYRELYPIPMNQIALNPLLKQNSGY; the protein is encoded by the coding sequence ATGGCATTTAAGCAAATCAATAATATGAGTAGCGTTAAAAAAATCGGCGCCAGATCAATAGCTGTCTGGACCGCATTGATTTTCATCATGAGTTGTACCAACCTGGATGAAGAAGTTAAGGATCAGGTCGAAAGAGATAAATTCGGTGTGTCACAGGGACAGCTGAACACATTGATAGGACCTCTGTACGGCGGATTGGGTGACTACTGGAACCGGTTCGAGCTCTTGAACTGTGTTACCGACGAGGAACTGGCGCCTACACGTGGGGGCGACTGGGGGGAACCGGAGTGGAGGTTTATGCAAGAACATACCTGGCCGACCAATTTTTATGCATTCGATAATCTTTGGAGCTGGATCTATTCCAACATAGCCAAGATCAACGAGAAGATCACCAACCCAGGGTTCGCATCTCCCGAAGTCCAGGCCGAATTGCGCACGCTTCGGGCATTCTATCACTATCTGGCCTTGGATAATTTTGGTAATGTGATCATCGCCACCACGATTGGGTCCGACAAGTCGGGACAGCGGACGAGGAAAGAGGTTTATGATTTTGTAGAAAAGGAATTGCTGGAATCTTTGCCTAACCTTTCGACAGATGTCCGGTCCAAATATGGTAGAATGTCGAAATATGTGGCACATATGATCCTGGCCAAACTGTACCTGAATGCGCAAGTGTATACCGGCCAGCCTCAATGGGAGAAGGCGATCGAACAATGCAATGCCATCATCGACTCGCAGAAGTTTACCATATCTTCGGATTTTTTGTCAACTTTCAGTGTGAACAATGAAGATGCTCCGGAAATCATTCTGTCTACTCCTTACGACAAGTCTAAACGCACGGGTTTCTATGCGCAGATCGCCGGACTGCATTATCTGCACCAGTTTACCTACGACCTCGGTTCAGCGCCCTGGAATGGCTATTGCACCACAGCGGAATTTTATGACAGCTTTGAAACGGGAGATCAAAGACGCGCCATGTGGCTGACCGGGCAGATTTACAGTTCGAGTGGGGAAGCATTAAAAGACGATGGTGTTCCCGCGATTTTGACAAAAGAAATACCAGCATTTAAAATGGACGCCGGGCCCAAAGCAAGGCTTGCCGGGTACCGGTCGGTTAAATACCAGGTAGAAAAAGGTGCGACCTTTGATATGAGCAACGATTTTGTGATTTACAGGATCTCAGATGTTTACCTGATGCGCGGAGAAGCGAATTTCAGGCTAGGCAAAACGCCAGCAGCCCTCGCCGATATCAATGCGGTCAGGACCAAGCGTGGTGTGGCGGCATTCACTACACTTACCGACGCTAACATCCTTGCCGAAAGAGGCCGGGAGATGGCCTGGGAGCTGCACCGGAGACAAGACCTGATCCGGTTTGACAAATTTACAGCCGCATGGACATTCAAACCGGTAAGCCAGAAGTACCGCGAACTCTACCCGATTCCGATGAACCAGATTGCTCTGAATCCGCTGTTGAAACAAAATTCAGGATATTAG
- a CDS encoding SusC/RagA family TonB-linked outer membrane protein, translating to MIKRYRFRFLFLLLLMPVLTFAQQRMVTGTVLDSQNNQPLPGVNVINKGTTNGTSTDNEGRFSIQTDANTILVFSYVGYASKEVLPGNQTQLKVSLDADAKALSEMVVIGYGTVQKKDLTGAVSQVSSKDFNAGINPNPLQAIQGKVAGLNITQPSGDPNQSPTVRLRGYTSLAGGSEPLYVVDGVIGIPINSISPSDIDRIDVLKDASASAIYGSRAANGVVIITTKRGQTGKSTLTFNNYVGMETISKSLDLMNGNEYREQVQRIKGPGSLDDNLKFPKDQSGNGYNTDWMKQISRTGYTKSSEVALSGGSDNFSYRGSLNYVDREGIIKNTGFNRVTGRINVDQKALNEKLKIQYNLTLSKTESDLVNNGVINRAVLFLPTLPVRNPDGTYYEVDGSFDLYNPVAMQNNFQDQSKNHVLIGSMNLNYDLTPHFSLGANGAYRYENTVESQAYNMAVKAFKGQLGEASRSTDQHNDKLLELTAKYNRNFGSNSSFNLLGGYSYQEVANDGFGAKNNIGDPSLEDIDLYGLYGYNNLGRYQGTLIRGQNNYATSFANSYKLISFFGRTTFNLLDKFNVTATLRRDGSSKFGANNKWGLFPSIAGGWTVSNEAFMAGNKTLNYLKLRAGWGRTGNSEGINPYNSLLLYGPSTNNYYDPVLKNYLPGVDVIQNSNPDLKWEVLSQVNLGLDFELFNGKLSGTLEVYDKRTNDMLYNYSVAQNGVDIFVGNILKNVGQMSNKGVELSLGGTLVEQNNFRWRSNVVGSVFKNKIVRLSDQNFDSGQILYNNFDGRGLGLITASELREGRPLGEFYVPKFAGFDQDGNITFESEDGGQTADYSKAKKFESGLGIPKATVSWTNNLAYKNFDLSFQLRGVFGNKILNNLRSNLTLSGSVLENNMIRDISSFPANYSTPALSDYWLESGAFVRLDNWQVGYNIPGKGLLRNARVYVGGNNLFVLTKYTGVDPELAVNGTIAVNQQQPASIGVDSGYIYPKTRSFQLGINLSF from the coding sequence ATGATAAAAAGATACCGATTCAGGTTTTTGTTTCTTTTATTGCTGATGCCCGTCCTGACATTTGCACAACAGCGAATGGTGACCGGCACAGTACTGGACTCCCAGAATAACCAGCCCTTGCCGGGAGTTAATGTGATCAACAAGGGTACGACCAATGGCACTTCCACTGACAATGAGGGACGTTTTAGCATCCAGACTGACGCGAATACAATACTGGTGTTCTCTTATGTTGGTTACGCAAGCAAGGAGGTACTGCCGGGAAACCAGACCCAGCTGAAAGTTTCTCTTGACGCTGACGCCAAGGCACTGTCCGAAATGGTGGTGATCGGCTACGGTACGGTTCAAAAAAAGGACCTAACCGGTGCCGTGTCACAAGTTTCGTCAAAGGATTTTAATGCAGGTATTAATCCTAACCCGTTGCAGGCGATACAGGGGAAAGTGGCGGGTTTGAATATCACCCAGCCATCAGGCGACCCTAACCAATCGCCCACGGTTCGTTTGCGCGGGTACACCTCACTGGCGGGCGGCAGCGAACCATTGTATGTAGTCGACGGCGTGATTGGGATTCCTATTAATAGCATATCACCATCGGATATCGATCGTATCGATGTTTTAAAAGATGCCAGCGCATCTGCTATTTATGGTTCGCGTGCCGCCAATGGGGTGGTGATCATCACAACCAAAAGAGGGCAGACCGGCAAATCGACGCTGACCTTCAATAACTATGTCGGGATGGAAACGATCTCCAAAAGCCTGGACCTGATGAACGGCAATGAATACCGCGAACAGGTACAGCGGATCAAAGGTCCGGGATCGCTGGACGATAACCTCAAATTTCCCAAGGACCAGAGCGGAAACGGCTACAATACGGACTGGATGAAACAAATATCGCGCACGGGCTATACCAAAAGTAGCGAAGTGGCCCTTTCTGGCGGTAGCGACAATTTTTCTTACAGAGGTTCGCTCAACTATGTCGATCGGGAAGGGATTATCAAAAACACTGGTTTTAACCGCGTGACAGGCCGGATCAATGTAGATCAGAAGGCGTTGAACGAGAAGCTGAAAATCCAGTACAACCTGACACTCTCCAAGACGGAGTCCGATCTGGTCAACAATGGAGTGATAAACCGTGCTGTGCTTTTCTTGCCCACATTACCAGTGCGCAATCCCGACGGTACCTATTACGAGGTGGACGGTAGCTTTGATCTGTACAATCCTGTTGCGATGCAGAACAACTTTCAGGACCAAAGTAAAAATCATGTCCTGATCGGGTCAATGAACCTGAACTACGACCTCACCCCGCATTTTAGTTTGGGGGCCAATGGAGCTTATCGCTATGAAAATACTGTGGAGAGCCAGGCTTATAATATGGCCGTCAAGGCATTTAAAGGGCAACTTGGTGAAGCTTCCCGGTCTACGGACCAGCACAACGACAAGCTGCTGGAACTTACCGCGAAGTATAACCGCAACTTTGGCAGTAATAGCAGCTTCAACCTCCTTGGAGGTTATTCCTATCAGGAAGTAGCCAATGACGGTTTTGGGGCGAAAAACAATATAGGTGATCCTTCGCTGGAAGATATCGACCTGTACGGGCTTTACGGATATAATAACCTGGGCCGCTACCAGGGAACACTTATACGAGGCCAAAACAACTATGCAACTTCGTTTGCCAATTCGTATAAACTCATTTCGTTTTTCGGGCGGACTACCTTTAACCTGCTGGATAAGTTCAATGTCACAGCGACATTGCGCCGGGATGGTAGTTCCAAATTCGGGGCTAACAACAAATGGGGACTTTTCCCGTCGATAGCCGGTGGATGGACTGTATCCAACGAGGCGTTCATGGCGGGCAACAAAACATTGAACTACCTGAAACTGAGAGCAGGGTGGGGAAGGACCGGTAACTCAGAAGGTATTAATCCCTATAATTCACTGCTGCTTTACGGCCCGTCCACTAACAATTACTATGATCCCGTTCTCAAAAATTACCTGCCGGGCGTGGATGTAATACAGAACAGCAATCCAGATCTGAAATGGGAGGTGCTCTCGCAGGTAAATCTAGGACTTGATTTTGAGTTGTTTAATGGAAAACTGTCCGGTACGCTGGAAGTGTACGACAAGCGTACCAATGATATGCTCTACAACTATTCAGTTGCGCAGAACGGTGTTGATATTTTTGTTGGGAACATCCTTAAAAACGTAGGTCAGATGTCCAACAAAGGCGTCGAGCTTTCGCTGGGCGGGACGCTTGTTGAGCAGAACAATTTCAGGTGGAGGTCCAATGTGGTCGGCTCTGTTTTTAAAAATAAGATCGTTCGCCTGAGTGATCAGAATTTTGATTCGGGACAAATTTTGTATAACAATTTCGATGGTCGCGGGCTCGGACTTATCACAGCCTCCGAACTGCGGGAAGGCCGCCCGCTGGGTGAGTTTTATGTACCCAAATTTGCCGGATTTGATCAGGACGGAAATATCACTTTCGAGTCGGAAGATGGCGGGCAAACGGCTGATTACAGCAAGGCGAAAAAGTTTGAATCCGGTTTAGGTATCCCAAAAGCAACCGTTTCGTGGACAAACAACCTGGCCTACAAGAACTTTGACCTTTCTTTCCAGCTTCGTGGGGTATTTGGAAATAAGATCCTGAATAACCTGCGCTCAAACCTGACCTTGTCAGGCAGCGTTTTGGAGAACAATATGATCCGCGATATCAGCAGCTTTCCTGCCAATTACAGTACCCCCGCATTATCGGATTACTGGTTGGAAAGCGGAGCATTCGTAAGGCTGGACAACTGGCAGGTAGGCTACAACATTCCCGGTAAAGGATTACTACGGAATGCACGGGTTTATGTTGGCGGAAACAACCTGTTTGTACTCACCAAATATACCGGAGTAGACCCAGAGCTGGCTGTGAACGGGACCATAGCGGTCAATCAGCAGCAGCCTGCCAGCATTGGCGTAGATTCTGGTTACATCTATCCAAAAACCAGATCGTTCCAACTGGGGATAAACCTTTCATTCTGA
- a CDS encoding AraC family transcriptional regulator, with the protein MKNPWFIKIHFPQSKAFDIVKVSRPYFIVPWHFHPEIEIMLLTSGSGTRFVGDSIEAFQANELVMVGANLAHVWKSGEGHFGQKNTQLAGAMYIVVKETELDHILLYEEMRPVRELFLRAQRGIQFGYEITKRVGEMILEAYQQSGPDQLVSFLNVLKELAETSDYRYLCSAHYRQKVDHHDMAKLDSVLDYLIMNYKNEVRLEEVADIANMSLTAFCRYFKERAHKTVIQFLNEIRIEQAQKMLLETQYNVDKISLECGFKNITNFYQQFQKIVGTTPLNFRKQNLVRLY; encoded by the coding sequence ATGAAGAATCCCTGGTTTATCAAGATTCATTTTCCACAAAGCAAGGCCTTTGATATTGTCAAGGTATCCCGCCCTTACTTTATCGTCCCCTGGCATTTCCATCCCGAAATCGAGATTATGCTACTTACGAGCGGCTCAGGGACACGCTTTGTCGGCGACAGCATTGAGGCATTTCAGGCGAACGAACTGGTGATGGTAGGCGCCAACCTTGCCCATGTCTGGAAGAGCGGGGAAGGTCATTTTGGTCAAAAGAACACGCAGCTTGCCGGCGCCATGTATATTGTTGTCAAGGAGACTGAATTGGACCACATATTATTGTATGAAGAAATGAGGCCGGTGCGGGAACTGTTTCTACGCGCGCAGCGCGGGATCCAGTTTGGTTATGAGATTACCAAGCGGGTTGGGGAAATGATCCTGGAAGCTTACCAGCAATCAGGCCCGGACCAGCTCGTTTCATTTTTGAATGTCCTCAAAGAGCTTGCCGAAACTTCCGACTACCGTTACTTGTGTTCTGCCCATTACCGCCAGAAGGTCGACCACCATGATATGGCTAAGCTGGACAGCGTTCTGGACTACCTGATCATGAATTACAAAAATGAAGTGCGGCTGGAAGAAGTTGCAGACATTGCCAATATGTCCCTCACGGCATTTTGCCGATATTTCAAAGAGCGGGCCCACAAAACGGTCATTCAGTTTCTGAACGAGATCCGTATCGAGCAGGCCCAGAAGATGCTCCTGGAAACGCAGTATAATGTCGATAAAATTAGTCTGGAATGTGGTTTTAAGAACATCACCAATTTCTACCAGCAGTTTCAAAAAATCGTGGGGACTACCCCTCTAAATTTTAGAAAGCAGAACCTGGTTAGGCTTTATTAA
- a CDS encoding MFS transporter, with protein MMAWTGLSVANQLRLLYLLVICCTAAWLPVFADDLKSRGFSGMEIAMIINITPVTMFAIQPIYGFMADRIGFRKCMLVSTLLAAVSFLAYLKWDSFTAMVLITICMSVFYNGIQPTLDSLTLELTETSASFNYGSIRAAGAVGWAATGIVTGYFIDQVDTRVIYFFSAGSLAVAFLVSLWLPHSISGAPETNASIFKSIRYLSDKKLLFFLLIVVAVSASVTTIWNFYSIYMKENGASASLVGVGLSLQGLFEIPFFFYSVSILKRLGIKWTLLVCIGASALRMLLYSIVDVPEWAIGIDVLHGLSWSLFWVVCVEYTNLLVKAELRATGQSLLYAAYFGIGAVLGNFWTGYLYEAHLRVSSIFFINAIVVALVCVFAAIFIKEPSPDLEPA; from the coding sequence ATGATGGCCTGGACAGGTCTTTCTGTGGCCAACCAGCTTCGGCTTTTGTATTTACTGGTTATATGCTGCACAGCCGCCTGGTTGCCCGTATTTGCCGATGACCTGAAATCCAGGGGCTTTTCGGGAATGGAAATCGCCATGATCATTAACATTACCCCGGTTACCATGTTTGCCATTCAGCCGATCTACGGGTTTATGGCCGACCGCATTGGTTTTCGGAAATGTATGCTGGTCTCCACCTTGCTGGCGGCGGTTTCCTTCCTGGCTTACCTCAAATGGGACTCCTTCACCGCAATGGTGTTGATTACCATTTGCATGTCAGTTTTTTACAACGGGATCCAGCCGACGCTGGATAGCCTCACACTGGAGCTGACGGAAACCTCTGCCTCTTTCAACTATGGCTCGATCCGTGCCGCGGGAGCAGTCGGTTGGGCGGCAACGGGTATTGTCACAGGATACTTTATTGATCAGGTTGATACGCGCGTAATCTATTTTTTTTCGGCAGGGAGTTTGGCGGTTGCATTCCTGGTCTCACTATGGCTACCCCATTCCATAAGCGGCGCTCCTGAGACCAATGCTTCGATCTTTAAAAGTATCCGGTATTTGTCGGACAAAAAATTGCTTTTCTTTTTACTGATCGTTGTTGCCGTATCGGCTTCTGTGACGACCATCTGGAATTTTTACTCTATTTACATGAAAGAGAACGGGGCGTCGGCTTCCCTGGTAGGAGTAGGCTTGTCGTTACAGGGGCTGTTTGAAATACCGTTTTTCTTTTACTCTGTCAGTATCCTCAAAAGGCTGGGCATAAAATGGACACTTTTGGTCTGCATTGGCGCCTCGGCTTTGCGGATGCTGTTGTACAGTATCGTGGACGTCCCGGAATGGGCCATTGGAATCGATGTCCTGCACGGCCTGTCCTGGTCGCTTTTCTGGGTGGTTTGTGTTGAATACACTAACCTGCTCGTGAAAGCTGAGCTACGGGCGACAGGCCAGTCGTTGCTGTATGCTGCTTACTTTGGTATCGGGGCGGTTTTAGGTAATTTCTGGACTGGTTATCTGTATGAGGCCCATTTGCGTGTTTCTTCCATCTTTTTCATCAATGCCATTGTAGTCGCCTTGGTTTGCGTGTTTGCTGCGATTTTTATCAAAGAGCCATCCCCCGATCTGGAACCGGCTTAA
- a CDS encoding 6-phosphogluconolactonase, with translation MKITVFDDHQALSFQVAQMMVAQIKNKPDSVICLASGETPFLAYHLLPTLLLDEGVDHQQFTLIGLDEWVNIPSQNTGSCSYFLHTTLIGPLKLSLSQFKLFDGMAPDLQTECDSMDEFISKRGGIDLMVVGIGMNGHIGFNEPGVSTELYAHVIDLDDTTQTVGQKYFADKTTLGQGITLGLKHLQEANAAILMASGDRKAHIMKATLEGPIDPLIPSTIIRNHPNGLVMLDQKAASLLTPNE, from the coding sequence ATGAAAATAACTGTCTTTGATGACCACCAGGCACTGTCGTTTCAGGTCGCCCAGATGATGGTAGCGCAAATAAAAAACAAGCCGGATTCGGTTATATGCCTGGCGTCGGGGGAAACCCCGTTTCTGGCCTATCATTTACTGCCGACGCTGCTCTTGGACGAGGGCGTCGATCACCAGCAATTTACATTGATCGGCCTGGATGAGTGGGTAAACATTCCCTCTCAGAATACAGGAAGTTGCAGCTATTTTCTTCATACAACTCTCATTGGGCCGCTCAAACTTTCATTGAGTCAATTCAAATTGTTCGATGGAATGGCTCCGGACTTGCAGACAGAATGCGACTCGATGGACGAATTTATAAGTAAGCGCGGCGGGATCGATCTTATGGTGGTGGGCATCGGGATGAACGGGCACATTGGTTTCAACGAACCTGGTGTCTCTACCGAACTTTACGCACATGTTATCGACCTGGACGATACCACCCAGACTGTGGGGCAGAAGTATTTTGCGGATAAAACTACCCTCGGGCAAGGCATTACACTGGGTTTGAAACATCTGCAAGAGGCAAATGCAGCTATACTGATGGCTTCCGGGGATCGTAAGGCGCATATTATGAAAGCAACGCTGGAAGGACCGATAGATCCCTTGATACCATCGACGATTATAAGGAACCATCCGAACGGATTGGTGATGCTCGACCAGAAAGCGGCCTCACTCTTAACTCCGAACGAATGA
- a CDS encoding Gfo/Idh/MocA family protein has product MENQNEISRKEFIRQVGIIGAISSLWPSGLMAEGSAGKKVRVGVIGCGSVSTQYLPHLSKSPFVTLVATCDIIEERAKAAAEKYSIANYYTSIEKMIAGTEFDLMVNLTNMQEHGRLNKIGLENGRNVWSEKPMANSYAEGTALLALAQKKQLKIWGAPAVILSPQFAFMSKAIQEGKLGKVSAAHGHYGHQGPHWSAFFYEKLGGSMPDLAVYNMATLTGLLGPVKSIVAMLNIITPTRKVDNRPNPITVEAEDNSMVLMEHASGALSHVQSGFNYFDPHGHEGSGQDKPTVSIWGTKGNMQLIGYDWAPAGVDMATEGHEKTERFATETGSFVWQQGASYISETMSNGVDPVITTLHSLHVLEIIEAARKSQQTGTRVQLKSTFKWPLL; this is encoded by the coding sequence ATGGAAAATCAGAATGAGATCTCTCGTAAGGAGTTTATCCGTCAGGTAGGTATTATCGGCGCTATTTCTTCACTATGGCCTTCCGGGCTGATGGCAGAAGGATCAGCGGGAAAAAAGGTCCGTGTCGGTGTGATCGGCTGCGGCAGTGTTTCAACGCAGTATCTTCCTCATTTGAGCAAATCCCCTTTTGTAACCCTGGTTGCTACCTGCGATATCATTGAGGAAAGGGCCAAGGCAGCGGCTGAGAAATATTCGATTGCCAACTACTATACTTCCATCGAGAAGATGATTGCAGGGACAGAGTTCGACCTGATGGTGAACCTGACCAATATGCAGGAACACGGACGGCTCAATAAGATAGGATTGGAAAATGGCAGAAATGTTTGGAGCGAGAAGCCGATGGCCAATAGCTATGCGGAGGGAACGGCGCTGCTCGCCCTTGCCCAAAAGAAACAATTGAAGATCTGGGGCGCGCCAGCCGTTATACTGAGCCCGCAGTTCGCCTTTATGTCAAAAGCGATACAGGAGGGTAAACTCGGCAAGGTTTCGGCTGCACATGGACATTATGGTCATCAGGGACCACATTGGTCAGCTTTTTTTTACGAGAAACTGGGAGGGAGTATGCCCGACCTGGCGGTCTACAATATGGCTACGCTGACGGGGCTACTCGGGCCGGTTAAGTCCATTGTGGCTATGCTCAATATCATTACCCCGACAAGGAAAGTCGACAACCGTCCCAATCCGATTACGGTGGAGGCAGAGGATAACAGCATGGTACTGATGGAGCATGCCAGCGGCGCTCTTTCGCATGTCCAAAGTGGTTTCAACTATTTTGATCCTCATGGCCACGAAGGCAGCGGACAGGATAAACCTACCGTTTCAATTTGGGGTACCAAAGGGAATATGCAGCTGATCGGATACGACTGGGCGCCGGCGGGTGTGGATATGGCCACCGAAGGTCATGAAAAGACGGAACGTTTTGCGACTGAAACAGGCTCGTTCGTGTGGCAGCAGGGAGCAAGCTATATTTCCGAGACGATGTCTAATGGGGTAGATCCTGTTATCACAACGCTTCATTCTCTGCATGTGCTGGAAATTATTGAGGCAGCCAGAAAATCGCAGCAGACCGGCACAAGGGTTCAGTTAAAGTCGACCTTTAAATGGCCATTGCTTTAA
- a CDS encoding aromatic ring-hydroxylating oxygenase subunit alpha, with protein sequence MDTRSLLENHESGYSLAQAFYTDEEVFEMDIKHIWRKYWLFAGVAADIPKPGDYFTYKVHPDSIIILRDDNHGIVAHYNTCRHRGSLICTKESGSAPKLMCPYHQWVYNKDGSLFKARHMPEDFDKSTFGLHPVHIRTVEGLIFISLAESPPDFDQVVREFGPYLRPYKLQKAKVAAKKRYVLKTNWKLITENFRECYHCGAAHPEYCKAVIGANLKESADVYQQEKQIEWSAKGLETKGIEFKDNSFHFAVRYPLRDQVESYSLDGKPVSLPMGDHQDYDAGVLGLVCYPNFWIDAVSDYVWTMRITPLSASSCTVDLSWLVDENAVEGHDYDLDRLTEFWKVTGEQDWELCENNFSGIQSSHYQPGPYAPSELDVVKFVDWYINRLKEGVGLPVTDIAAKTDL encoded by the coding sequence ATGGATACCCGCTCGCTACTTGAAAACCATGAATCAGGATATAGCCTGGCGCAGGCATTTTATACCGATGAAGAGGTTTTCGAAATGGATATCAAGCATATATGGCGTAAATACTGGCTTTTTGCCGGTGTTGCGGCCGACATTCCTAAACCCGGCGACTATTTCACATATAAGGTCCATCCCGATTCCATCATCATTCTCAGGGACGATAACCACGGGATCGTGGCCCATTATAATACCTGCCGCCACAGGGGATCACTAATTTGTACGAAGGAATCCGGGTCGGCGCCCAAGCTGATGTGTCCTTATCATCAATGGGTCTACAATAAAGACGGCTCCTTGTTTAAAGCCAGGCACATGCCGGAAGATTTTGACAAGTCCACATTTGGCCTGCATCCGGTACATATCAGGACGGTTGAAGGACTGATCTTCATTTCACTTGCTGAAAGCCCTCCCGATTTTGACCAGGTTGTCCGGGAATTTGGCCCTTACCTGCGGCCTTACAAGCTCCAAAAGGCCAAAGTAGCTGCCAAGAAAAGGTATGTTTTGAAGACAAACTGGAAGTTGATCACTGAGAACTTCCGGGAATGCTACCATTGCGGAGCTGCCCACCCCGAATACTGTAAAGCAGTCATCGGTGCAAACCTAAAAGAATCCGCTGACGTTTATCAGCAGGAAAAGCAGATCGAATGGTCGGCAAAAGGCCTGGAAACCAAAGGAATTGAATTTAAGGATAACTCGTTCCATTTTGCTGTCAGGTATCCCCTCCGCGACCAAGTGGAAAGTTACAGCCTGGACGGCAAACCGGTATCCTTACCGATGGGCGATCACCAGGATTATGACGCCGGCGTGCTGGGATTGGTATGTTACCCCAATTTCTGGATTGATGCCGTCAGCGACTATGTGTGGACGATGCGCATTACGCCTTTAAGCGCGTCCAGCTGTACGGTCGATCTTTCGTGGCTGGTGGACGAAAACGCCGTTGAAGGCCATGACTATGACCTTGACAGGCTGACCGAGTTCTGGAAGGTCACCGGTGAACAGGATTGGGAATTGTGCGAAAACAATTTCAGTGGAATACAGTCCTCTCATTATCAGCCGGGCCCCTACGCTCCCTCAGAATTGGATGTGGTCAAGTTTGTCGATTGGTATATCAATCGCTTAAAAGAAGGAGTAGGCTTACCCGTTACTGATATTGCTGCTAAAACAGATTTGTAA